From Mycobacterium lacus, one genomic window encodes:
- the exaC gene encoding acetaldehyde dehydrogenase ExaC, with translation MTVFARPGSAGALMSYESRYDNFVGGEWVAPVHGRYFENPTPVTGQPFCEVPRSDEADVEKALDAAHAAAPAWGRTTPSERAAILTKVADRIQENTAALALAEVWDNGKPIREALAADIPLAADHFRYFAAAIRAQEGSLSQIDEDTVAYHFHEPLGVVGQIIPWNFPILMCAWKLAPALAAGNTVVLKPAEQTPASVLYLMSLIGDLLPAGVVNIVNGFGAEAGKPLASSDRIAKVAFTGETTTGRLIMQYASHNLIPVTLELGGKSPNIFFSDVLAAHDDFQDKALEGFTMFALNQGEVCTCPSRSLIQADIYDEFLELAAIRTKAVRQGDPLDTETMLGSQASNDQLQKVLSYIEIGKGEGAKIITGGERAELGGDLSGGYYMQPTIFSGTNKMRIFQEEIFGPVVAVTSFRDYADAIGIANDTLYGLGAGVWSRDGNTAYRAGRDIQAGRVWVNCYHVYPSHAAFGGYKQSGFGREGHKMALEHYQRIKNLMVSYSDKALGFF, from the coding sequence ATGACTGTCTTTGCACGTCCGGGTTCCGCTGGGGCGCTGATGTCGTATGAATCCCGGTACGACAACTTCGTCGGGGGGGAGTGGGTCGCGCCCGTTCACGGCCGCTATTTCGAAAATCCGACGCCGGTGACCGGCCAGCCATTCTGTGAGGTGCCCCGCTCCGACGAGGCCGACGTCGAAAAAGCGCTCGACGCCGCGCACGCCGCCGCCCCCGCTTGGGGCAGGACCACCCCGAGCGAGCGGGCGGCGATCCTGACCAAGGTCGCGGACCGCATCCAGGAAAACACCGCCGCGCTGGCGCTGGCCGAAGTCTGGGACAACGGCAAACCGATCCGCGAGGCGCTGGCCGCCGACATCCCGCTGGCGGCTGACCACTTTCGGTATTTCGCCGCCGCGATCCGCGCCCAGGAGGGCTCGCTGAGCCAGATCGACGAGGACACCGTCGCCTACCACTTCCACGAGCCGCTCGGCGTGGTGGGGCAGATCATCCCGTGGAACTTCCCGATCCTGATGTGCGCCTGGAAACTGGCGCCGGCCCTGGCGGCGGGCAACACGGTGGTGCTCAAGCCCGCCGAGCAGACGCCGGCGTCGGTGCTCTACTTGATGTCGCTGATCGGCGATCTGTTGCCGGCGGGGGTGGTCAACATCGTCAACGGCTTCGGCGCCGAGGCCGGCAAGCCGCTGGCATCCAGCGACCGGATCGCCAAGGTCGCGTTCACCGGGGAAACCACCACGGGGCGACTGATCATGCAATACGCCTCGCACAACCTGATCCCGGTCACCCTGGAACTTGGCGGCAAGAGCCCCAATATCTTCTTCTCCGACGTGCTGGCCGCTCACGACGATTTCCAGGACAAGGCGCTGGAGGGGTTCACCATGTTCGCCCTCAATCAGGGCGAGGTGTGCACGTGCCCGTCGCGCAGCCTGATCCAGGCCGACATCTATGACGAGTTCCTGGAGCTGGCGGCGATCCGGACCAAGGCGGTCCGGCAGGGCGATCCGCTGGACACCGAGACCATGCTGGGTTCTCAGGCCTCCAACGACCAGCTGCAAAAGGTGTTGTCCTACATCGAAATTGGCAAGGGCGAGGGGGCCAAGATCATCACCGGCGGCGAGCGCGCCGAACTCGGCGGCGACCTGTCCGGCGGCTACTACATGCAGCCGACGATCTTTTCCGGCACCAACAAGATGCGGATCTTCCAGGAGGAGATCTTCGGGCCGGTGGTGGCGGTGACCTCGTTCCGTGACTACGCCGATGCGATCGGCATCGCCAACGACACCCTCTACGGCCTGGGCGCGGGTGTGTGGAGCCGCGACGGCAACACCGCCTACCGGGCCGGCCGGGATATCCAGGCGGGCCGCGTGTGGGTGAACTGCTACCACGTGTATCCGTCACATGCGGCGTTCGGTGGCTATAAGCAGTCTGGTTTCGGCCGGGAGGGCCACAAGATGGCGCTAGAGCACTATCAGCGGATCAAGAACCTGATGGTGTCCTACTCGGACAAGGCGCTGGGATTCTTCTGA
- a CDS encoding putative holin, giving the protein MIPLPRSWLLTSAMLVGNAVGLLVGVGATVLVHERLRPDVVMALVVGIPSVVGLLVILFSGRRWVTMLGAFILALAPGWFGVLVAIQVASGG; this is encoded by the coding sequence GTGATCCCGCTACCCCGATCATGGCTGTTGACCAGCGCCATGCTGGTGGGTAATGCGGTCGGCTTGTTGGTGGGGGTCGGCGCCACCGTGCTTGTCCATGAACGGCTCCGGCCCGACGTCGTCATGGCGCTGGTGGTCGGGATTCCCAGCGTGGTCGGGCTGCTGGTCATCCTATTTTCCGGGCGTCGATGGGTAACGATGCTGGGCGCGTTCATCCTCGCGCTGGCGCCGGGTTGGTTCGGGGTGCTCGTTGCGATCCAGGTGGCCTCTGGTGGCTGA
- a CDS encoding prolyl oligopeptidase family serine peptidase — protein MASTTSHAAEAHDDSGDPYLWLEDVTGAEALDWVRAHNEPTLGQLCDAEFERMRTEALEVLDTDARIPYVRRRGEYLYNFWRDAAHPRGLWRRTTLDSYRTDAPDWDVLIDVDELGRADNQKWVWAGADVIEPDHTRALVWLSRGGSDASILREFDMRTREFVADGFRLPEAKSQVSWADPDTVLVGTDFGAGSLTESGYPRIVKRWRRGTPLTDAETVFEGTSADVRVVASVDRTPGFERTLLLRALDFWNDEVYELRGSELIRIDAPTDASVSVHREWLLIELRSDWSRGTPFDPKTYTAGSLLAADYDEFLAGTAELVVVFEPDERTALHQYAFTKDRLLVVTLADVASRVEIVTLGSLGDDPSPAGGKYPQRPALPGLRSSPGNWQREPMSGIPAATNTVIVAADDVGDEFFLDSSGFDVPSRLLRGTGTGQLDQIKAAPEFFDAENITVAQYFVASEDGTSIPYFVVRPADSAGPGPTLLSGYGGFETSNTPAYAGVLGRLWLARGGTYVLANIRGGGEYGPGWHTQAMREGRHKVAEDFVAVASDLVHRGITTVDQLGARGGSNGGLLMGIMLTMYPEKFGALVCDVPLLDMRRYHLLLAGASWMAEYGDPDNPTDWEFISEYSPYQNISADRPYPPVLFTTSTRDDRVHPGHARKMAAALEAAGHRVWYYENIEGGHAGAADNEQAAFTSALSFAFLHRMLSPRR, from the coding sequence ATGGCATCCACGACTTCTCACGCGGCCGAAGCGCACGACGATAGCGGTGATCCCTACCTGTGGCTCGAGGACGTCACGGGTGCGGAGGCGTTGGATTGGGTGCGCGCGCACAACGAACCGACGCTGGGACAGCTGTGCGATGCGGAATTCGAGCGCATGCGCACCGAGGCGCTCGAGGTGCTCGACACCGACGCCCGGATCCCTTACGTGCGCCGCCGCGGCGAATACCTTTACAACTTCTGGCGCGACGCCGCCCACCCGCGCGGCCTGTGGCGGCGCACCACGCTGGACAGCTACCGCACCGACGCCCCCGACTGGGACGTGCTGATCGACGTTGATGAACTTGGCCGAGCCGACAATCAAAAGTGGGTGTGGGCCGGCGCGGATGTCATCGAACCGGATCACACACGTGCTCTGGTCTGGCTCTCCCGGGGTGGCTCGGACGCAAGTATCCTGCGTGAATTCGACATGCGGACACGCGAATTCGTCGCCGACGGGTTCCGGCTGCCGGAGGCCAAGTCGCAGGTCAGCTGGGCCGACCCGGACACCGTGCTGGTGGGCACCGACTTCGGCGCCGGCTCGCTCACCGAATCCGGCTACCCGAGGATCGTCAAGCGATGGCGGCGCGGCACACCGCTGACCGACGCGGAAACGGTCTTCGAGGGGACCAGCGCCGACGTCCGCGTCGTGGCGTCCGTGGACCGGACGCCCGGCTTCGAGCGGACCCTGCTGCTGCGCGCCCTCGACTTCTGGAACGACGAGGTCTACGAACTGCGCGGCTCGGAGTTGATTCGGATCGACGCACCCACCGACGCCAGCGTGTCGGTGCACCGCGAGTGGCTGCTGATCGAGCTGCGCAGCGATTGGTCCAGGGGCACGCCCTTCGACCCCAAGACCTACACCGCCGGCTCGCTGCTGGCCGCTGACTACGACGAATTCCTCGCCGGCACAGCGGAATTGGTCGTGGTCTTCGAACCCGACGAGCGCACCGCGCTGCACCAGTACGCGTTTACCAAAGACCGGCTACTGGTCGTTACCCTGGCCGACGTGGCCAGCCGTGTCGAAATCGTCACCCTCGGCTCGTTGGGTGATGACCCGTCCCCCGCAGGCGGGAAATACCCCCAGCGCCCCGCTTTGCCGGGCTTGCGATCGTCACCGGGCAACTGGCAGCGCGAGCCGATGTCGGGTATCCCAGCGGCAACCAACACCGTGATCGTCGCCGCCGACGACGTCGGCGACGAGTTCTTTCTCGACTCCAGCGGATTCGACGTGCCGTCACGGCTGCTGCGTGGCACTGGCACCGGGCAGCTGGACCAGATCAAGGCGGCGCCGGAGTTCTTCGACGCCGAAAACATTACCGTGGCACAGTATTTCGTGGCGTCCGAGGACGGTACATCGATCCCCTACTTCGTGGTGCGGCCCGCCGACTCGGCTGGGCCCGGCCCGACGCTGCTGAGCGGCTACGGCGGCTTCGAGACGTCCAACACGCCGGCGTACGCGGGCGTGCTGGGCCGGCTGTGGCTCGCCCGCGGCGGCACCTACGTGCTGGCCAATATCCGGGGTGGCGGCGAGTACGGGCCCGGCTGGCACACGCAGGCGATGCGCGAGGGCCGCCACAAGGTGGCCGAGGACTTCGTCGCCGTGGCCAGCGATTTGGTGCACCGCGGCATAACCACCGTCGACCAGCTGGGCGCCCGGGGCGGCAGCAACGGCGGGCTGCTGATGGGCATCATGTTGACCATGTACCCGGAGAAGTTCGGCGCGCTGGTCTGCGACGTGCCCCTGCTGGACATGAGGCGCTATCACCTGTTGCTGGCCGGGGCGTCGTGGATGGCCGAGTATGGCGATCCGGACAACCCGACCGATTGGGAGTTCATCTCCGAATACTCGCCGTACCAAAACATTTCGGCTGATCGCCCCTACCCGCCGGTGCTATTCACCACCTCCACCCGCGACGATCGGGTCCACCCGGGCCACGCCCGCAAGATGGCGGCGGCCCTAGAGGCCGCGGGCCATCGAGTCTGGTACTACGAGAACATCGAGGGCGGGCACGCCGGTGCGGCCGACAACGAGCAGGCCGCGTTCACGTCGGCACTGAGTTTCGCCTTCCTGCACCGGATGTTGTCGCCGCGGCGATGA
- a CDS encoding DUF779 domain-containing protein — MTGRQSAPPGVLITAAAAALLARLQDRHGPVLFHQSGGCCDGSSPMCYPRADFLIGDRDVLLGVLDVGTDGVPVWISGPQYQAHYRGAQPTQLVIDVVPGRGGGFSLEAPEGVRFLSRGRVFSEDERALLRAVPVITGADYERGKRPSVRGHVVADNAPGGCPVTRP, encoded by the coding sequence ATGACCGGGCGGCAGAGCGCCCCTCCCGGGGTGCTCATCACCGCCGCCGCGGCCGCGTTGCTGGCCCGACTGCAGGACCGACACGGTCCGGTGTTGTTTCACCAATCCGGCGGCTGCTGCGACGGGTCGTCGCCGATGTGCTATCCGCGTGCCGATTTCCTCATCGGTGACCGCGACGTCCTGCTCGGCGTGCTGGACGTGGGGACCGACGGGGTGCCGGTGTGGATCTCCGGTCCGCAGTACCAGGCCCACTATCGGGGAGCCCAGCCCACCCAGCTGGTCATCGATGTGGTGCCGGGGCGCGGCGGCGGGTTCAGCCTGGAGGCACCCGAGGGGGTGCGGTTTCTCAGTCGCGGTCGGGTGTTCAGCGAGGACGAGAGAGCGCTGCTGCGGGCCGTGCCGGTGATCACCGGCGCCGACTACGAGCGCGGTAAACGCCCTTCGGTACGGGGCCATGTCGTCGCTGACAACGCGCCGGGAGGGTGCCCGGTCACTCGGCCGTAA